From a region of the Mercurialis annua linkage group LG1-X, ddMerAnnu1.2, whole genome shotgun sequence genome:
- the LOC126653875 gene encoding exosome complex component RRP41-like: MASKFNSAPTTYSPASTRKTRPPIFKHSDVDWVRPDGRGFHDCRPAFFRTGAVNAAAGSAYAEFGNTKVIVSVFGPRESKKAMMYSDVGRLNCNVSYTTFSTSVRGQGSDHKEFSSMLHKALEGAIMLESFPKTTVDVFALVLESGGSDLSVVISCASLALADAGIMMYDLVAGVSVSCLGKNLVIDPVFQEERNQDGSLMITCMPSRYEVTQLTVTGEWSAAKVNEAMQLCLDACSKLAIVMRSCLTESASVSQD; the protein is encoded by the exons AGTTTAACTCAGCTCCGACGACCTACTCTCCAGCGTCGACCCGGAAAACTCGCCCACCTATTTTCAAACACTCCGACGTTGATTGGGTCCGACCCGACGGTCGCGGCTTCCACGATTGCAGACCCGCCT TTTTCAGGACTGGTGCTGTCAATGCTGCTGCTGGATCAGCTTATGCCGAGTTTGGAAATACAAAAGTTATTGTGTCCGT ATTTGGGCCCAGAGAAAGCAAGAAAGCAATGATGTATAGTGATGTGGGCCGATTAAATTGTAATGTGAGCTATACAACTTTTTCTACTTCAGTTCGTGGGCAG GGATCTGACCACAAAGAATTTTCCTCGATGCTTCATAAAGCTTTGGAAGGGGCAATAATGTTGGAATCTTTCCCCAAAACAACTGTAGATGTTTTTGCATTGGTGTTGGAATCTGGTGGCA GTGATCTCTCTGTTGTAATATCTTGTGCTAGCCTTGCCCTAGCTGATGCGGGAATTATGATGTATGATCTCGTTGCTGGAGTTTCAGTG TCTTGTCTCGGTAAGAATCTGGTAATTGATCCAGTTTTCCAAGAAGAAAGGAATCAGGATGGAAGCCTAATGATTACTTGTATGCCTTCTCGTTACGAGGTCACACAGCTCACAGTTACCGGAGAATGGTCTGCTGCTAAAGTGAACGAG GCAATGCAGCTTTGTCTAGACGCATGCTCGAAGCTTGCAATAGTTATGAGATCATGTCTGACAGAATCTGCTTCAGTCTCACAAGACtag